One window of the Labilibaculum sp. genome contains the following:
- a CDS encoding TolC family protein, giving the protein MNRKSKNAIAFILILLSCHCITNAQESVSISLQEAWQRANTFSKELQLRKIDTKISEEKILDAKNKWLPEFGADASYGKLANIPIFENGILKSPEYIPLEDHSVYDAGIEAYFNLYNGHKTKIRVKQAETKQALLHYLEEAGFSDIHYKVAQDYLGIQASLAFKNLIERNIYKNKKRLNQIEKLYQNGVVLKSDLLRSQLQLSRQKTNLLKIENNLELSTQQLNILIGFDDDQAIEPTDSIAIGSEYIKTELLYQDYLGQAIQLSPLEKIARAQITMMQLYEKDVKAEKLPKIGFFGEYTYSYPQIKLYPYSNSPYLMGVAGIKVSYNISALYHDKHKERAASISIKKQELAQKQTEDQLRIDVRTAYKRFHENLKEIETAKMNIQQAEENYRIVNQTYFNQLALLTDLLTADTQLLQAKFELVNSQVSAKLHYYQLLKITGQL; this is encoded by the coding sequence ATGAATCGTAAATCAAAAAATGCAATTGCATTCATCCTCATACTACTAAGCTGCCACTGCATAACTAATGCTCAGGAGAGTGTATCGATAAGTTTGCAGGAAGCTTGGCAAAGAGCAAATACCTTTAGTAAAGAATTGCAGTTAAGAAAGATTGACACAAAAATAAGCGAAGAAAAAATTCTGGATGCAAAGAACAAATGGCTGCCTGAATTCGGTGCAGATGCGAGCTACGGCAAACTCGCCAACATTCCCATTTTTGAAAATGGAATTTTAAAAAGCCCTGAATACATTCCACTGGAAGACCATAGTGTTTATGATGCTGGGATTGAAGCCTATTTTAATTTGTACAATGGGCATAAAACTAAAATTCGGGTGAAGCAGGCAGAAACCAAGCAGGCTTTACTGCATTACCTGGAAGAAGCTGGCTTTTCGGATATCCACTACAAAGTGGCTCAAGACTATTTGGGGATACAAGCTTCGCTGGCCTTTAAAAATCTGATTGAACGAAATATCTACAAAAATAAAAAACGGCTGAATCAGATTGAAAAATTATACCAGAACGGAGTGGTTTTAAAAAGCGATTTATTAAGGTCTCAACTGCAGCTTTCCCGGCAAAAAACGAACCTTCTTAAAATAGAAAACAATCTGGAACTATCTACGCAGCAATTGAATATTCTAATTGGCTTTGACGATGATCAAGCCATTGAACCCACTGACAGTATTGCAATTGGTTCTGAATATATTAAGACCGAACTGCTGTATCAGGATTACTTAGGGCAGGCAATACAGTTATCTCCACTTGAAAAAATTGCCCGGGCTCAAATTACAATGATGCAGCTTTACGAAAAAGATGTAAAAGCTGAAAAGCTTCCTAAAATCGGTTTTTTTGGAGAATACACCTATTCGTACCCACAAATTAAATTGTATCCTTACTCAAATTCGCCCTATTTAATGGGCGTTGCAGGAATCAAAGTTTCGTACAACATCTCGGCTTTGTATCATGACAAACACAAAGAAAGGGCAGCTTCTATATCGATAAAAAAACAAGAGCTGGCGCAGAAACAGACCGAAGATCAGCTTCGCATAGATGTAAGAACAGCCTACAAAAGGTTTCACGAAAATTTAAAGGAAATAGAAACCGCAAAAATGAACATTCAACAGGCCGAAGAAAATTACAGAATTGTAAATCAAACCTATTTTAACCAATTGGCTCTGCTCACCGATTTACTGACTGCAGATACCCAGTTGCTGCAAGCCAAATTTGAATTGGTGAACAGTCAGGTTTCGGCCAAATTACATTACTATCAATTACTTAAAATAACGGGGCAACTATAA
- a CDS encoding MFS transporter has translation MAAITKILKKALSEYYFFLSNPRDMRVLLITNMIYAFVLPVVDIFVSAYIMRFTNNDFTLVAYYQLAIYTGIPLTFFINGFLLKKIKIANLYSFGMLLSGISMLFMMTLDHLNFAGVVFSGLIMGASFGFFWANRDFLALDTTNDKNRNYYYGLETFFFTITSIIIPLIVGWFIISSKTLGWFGEHRAYQVITLCVFILTIISSIVIHREKFKNPKQKKFLHFHFDRLWHKMLFLAGLKGLAQGYLVTAPAILIMYLIGDEGSLGTIQAISGIVTAIVLYLLGRFSKPEHRIYIFAVGLLIFVAGTMANAIMFSATGAMVFMLAMVLFRPLHDIAYFPIQMRVIDVLSRKEKRNEFAYIFNHEFGLFVGRVFGLVMFLLLTHYVSEVFALKYSLLIIALLQLISIPVAKMVIKHTSKEEFKSNGQDVRLRDVDDKLVVEPLVQ, from the coding sequence ATGGCTGCTATTACCAAAATATTGAAAAAAGCACTCTCAGAGTATTATTTTTTCCTAAGTAACCCACGAGATATGAGGGTTTTGTTGATTACCAACATGATTTATGCCTTCGTGCTTCCGGTGGTCGATATTTTTGTAAGCGCCTATATCATGCGTTTCACCAATAACGATTTTACATTGGTAGCCTATTATCAGCTGGCTATTTATACCGGAATACCGCTTACCTTTTTTATTAATGGTTTTCTCTTGAAAAAGATCAAAATAGCCAATCTATATAGTTTTGGAATGCTTTTAAGTGGTATCTCCATGTTGTTTATGATGACGCTTGATCATCTTAATTTTGCAGGAGTTGTTTTTTCCGGATTAATAATGGGTGCATCTTTTGGGTTTTTCTGGGCCAACCGTGATTTTTTGGCTTTGGATACTACAAATGATAAAAACCGGAATTACTATTACGGTTTGGAAACCTTCTTTTTTACAATAACATCAATAATAATTCCTTTAATTGTTGGATGGTTTATTATATCGTCAAAAACATTGGGTTGGTTTGGTGAACACAGAGCTTATCAGGTTATTACGCTTTGCGTATTCATTCTAACGATTATTTCATCCATTGTAATCCACAGGGAAAAATTTAAAAATCCGAAGCAAAAGAAATTTCTGCATTTCCACTTCGACCGATTATGGCACAAAATGTTATTTTTAGCCGGACTAAAAGGACTTGCACAAGGATATTTGGTGACAGCACCGGCTATTCTGATCATGTATTTAATAGGTGATGAAGGATCTTTGGGAACCATTCAGGCTATAAGCGGAATTGTTACGGCAATAGTATTGTATCTGCTGGGACGATTTTCCAAACCGGAACACCGCATTTATATATTTGCAGTGGGTTTGCTCATTTTTGTTGCAGGCACAATGGCCAATGCAATTATGTTTTCGGCAACAGGTGCAATGGTGTTTATGCTGGCGATGGTATTATTCAGACCCCTGCACGATATTGCCTATTTTCCGATTCAGATGAGAGTGATTGATGTGCTTTCCCGAAAGGAGAAACGAAATGAATTTGCTTACATTTTTAATCATGAATTTGGACTTTTTGTTGGACGGGTTTTCGGATTAGTAATGTTTTTGTTGCTTACACACTACGTTTCGGAGGTGTTCGCTCTTAAGTATTCTTTACTGATTATTGCACTGCTGCAATTAATCTCTATTCCTGTTGCCAAAATGGTGATTAAACATACCAGTAAAGAGGAATTCAAATCAAATGGCCAAGACGTAAGATTAAGAGATGTAGATGATAAATTAGTAGTAGAACCTTTGGTTCAATAG
- a CDS encoding glycoside hydrolase family 130 protein: MDIAKRFEQNPLLSPKNILPSMVGMEIECLLNPGVFRCNNKTWLLLRVAERPQQVEGKISFPVYNKEGVVEILCFDENDADLDLSDPRIVIYKGEYYLTTLSHLRLVCSDDQINFAETEGYAPIMGVGSQETFGIEDCRVATMDDGYHLTYTKVSAHGVGVGYIQTKDWKQFDRCGMIFPPHNKDCAIFEEQINGKYYALHRPSSPELGGNYIWIAESPDRIHWGNHQLLAKTRAGKWDSARLGAGASPIRTEKGWLEIYHGATKEHRYCLGALLLDLNDPSILLARSEEPIMEPIMEYEKTGFFGNVVFTNGHIVSGDTITIYYGASDEVICGAEFSISEILQSLNY, encoded by the coding sequence ATGGATATCGCAAAGAGATTTGAGCAAAACCCTTTACTCTCACCAAAAAACATCCTGCCAAGTATGGTAGGAATGGAAATTGAATGCTTGTTAAACCCGGGTGTGTTTCGCTGCAACAATAAAACCTGGTTATTGCTTCGGGTTGCAGAACGACCTCAGCAGGTAGAGGGTAAAATTAGTTTTCCTGTTTATAATAAAGAGGGAGTCGTCGAAATTTTATGCTTCGACGAAAACGATGCCGATCTGGATTTGTCCGATCCCAGGATCGTGATTTATAAAGGGGAGTATTACCTAACCACTCTTTCACATCTTCGGTTGGTTTGCAGTGACGACCAGATTAATTTCGCGGAGACTGAAGGTTACGCTCCAATTATGGGAGTTGGTTCTCAGGAAACTTTCGGAATAGAAGATTGCAGGGTTGCAACCATGGATGATGGATATCATTTGACTTATACAAAGGTTTCTGCCCATGGGGTTGGAGTTGGATATATTCAGACTAAGGATTGGAAACAGTTTGATCGTTGCGGAATGATCTTCCCGCCACACAATAAGGATTGTGCCATTTTCGAAGAACAGATTAACGGTAAATATTATGCACTTCACCGTCCGAGTAGTCCCGAATTGGGCGGGAATTACATTTGGATTGCTGAATCGCCTGATCGTATTCATTGGGGGAATCATCAATTGCTGGCAAAAACACGCGCCGGAAAATGGGACAGTGCCCGGCTCGGAGCAGGAGCATCGCCAATTAGAACTGAAAAGGGCTGGCTGGAAATATACCACGGAGCAACAAAAGAACACAGGTATTGTTTGGGTGCATTACTATTGGATTTAAATGATCCCTCGATACTACTTGCCCGAAGCGAGGAGCCCATTATGGAACCCATTATGGAATATGAGAAAACCGGATTTTTTGGCAATGTGGTTTTTACCAATGGGCATATCGTTAGCGGCGATACGATTACAATTTATTACGGAGCTTCGGATGAAGTGATTTGTGGGGCCGAATTCTCTATCAGTGAAATTTTACAATCGTTAAACTATTAA
- a CDS encoding AraC family transcriptional regulator encodes MSVMDSFIKDVNRNEDVFYVLHSKIEEKLPMHSHNKHQMCYVEGGVAFLNTPDKSYFLPARHFLWIPAGIEHNVVSRTSVKMVHNIYFPRNLFPEDHQVREREGIYPVTNLLMEMIYYTVNWQEEIGKDSVFKYEFLIALKNIVLDVSTTPLPVVLPTTKNENLRRVFKYIHQNIDQPLNLDHVAEKFGCSSRTLSRLFQKNMDISFLQYVKLVRIIKSMEQLLQTDLSISEIAYKSGYNSLSAFSYTFQQVVHKSPAEFRKQSLL; translated from the coding sequence ATGTCGGTAATGGATTCTTTTATTAAGGATGTTAACAGGAATGAGGATGTGTTTTACGTGCTGCATTCAAAAATCGAGGAAAAACTCCCCATGCACAGTCACAACAAACATCAGATGTGCTATGTGGAAGGTGGTGTTGCGTTTTTGAATACGCCCGATAAGTCGTATTTTCTTCCTGCGCGTCATTTCTTATGGATTCCTGCGGGAATAGAGCATAACGTTGTTTCACGCACCTCGGTGAAAATGGTGCATAACATTTATTTTCCAAGAAATTTATTTCCCGAAGATCATCAGGTAAGGGAGCGGGAGGGTATTTATCCTGTAACAAATCTGTTGATGGAAATGATTTATTATACTGTAAATTGGCAGGAAGAAATTGGCAAGGACAGTGTTTTTAAATATGAATTTCTGATCGCTTTAAAAAATATTGTTTTAGATGTATCCACCACTCCTTTGCCTGTAGTGCTTCCAACTACTAAAAACGAAAATTTAAGGAGAGTGTTTAAATACATCCACCAGAATATCGATCAGCCTTTGAATCTGGATCATGTTGCCGAAAAATTTGGCTGCAGTTCCAGAACATTATCCCGTTTGTTTCAGAAAAATATGGATATCTCATTTCTGCAATATGTGAAGCTTGTCAGAATCATTAAAAGTATGGAGCAATTGCTTCAAACAGATCTTTCAATAAGTGAGATTGCTTACAAGAGTGGTTACAATAGTCTTTCTGCCTTTAGCTATACCTTTCAGCAGGTTGTTCACAAATCACCTGCTGAATTTAGAAAGCAAAGTTTATTGTAA